TGGCTCTGCTCATCGGCGAGGGCGCCTTGCGCCTTGCCGGGTTGGCCAAACCCGGCTTTTATGTCTATGACCGCTATCGGGGATGGGGACTGCGCGCGGGCGCTCAGGGATGGCAGGAACGGGAGGGGCACGCCTGGATCCGCATCAACCGCGACGGCTTCCGCGGGCCGCGCTACTCGCGGGCCAAACCCGCCGGGACCATTCGAGTCGCGGTGCTGGGCGATTCCTTCGTGGAGGGGCAGCAAGTCCCTGAAGATCAGACCTTTTGCGCCGTGATCCAGCGCGCCCTGGAGCGATGCCCCGCCTTGACCGGACGCCACGTCGAGGTCCTCAACCTGGGCGTCAACGGTTATGGGACGGCCCAGGAGCTGATGACCTTGCGCCATCTGGCTTGGCAATTTTCCCCCGATATCGTGGTCCTGGCCGTGTTCACCGGTAACGACATCAAAAACAATTCGATAGCCCTGGAGGGCGAGCGCTGCCGCCCCTTTTTTCTCTATCGCGGCGATAAGTTGGTGCTGGGTGGACCCTTCCTCGACTCGCGCCTGATGCGAATGCGTTGCATGGCGCGCTTCGAATCACGCCTGCGCTTTGACTCCGACCACTCTCAGTTGCTGGCCCTGGCCAACCGCGCCTGGCTGGCCTTCAAGCAGCGCCACCACAAGGCTGGGCAATCGAGACCCGCCGGCAGCGAGCCGGGGCTTAACGATGCCATCTACAAAGCCCCAACCGATCCGCTATGGCAGGACGCCTGGCGGGTGACCGACGCGGAGATCGGACTAATCGCGAAGGAAAGCGCTGGCCACGGGGCCGGCTTTCTGGCCGTGACCCTGACCAATGGAATTCAGGTCTATCCCGACCCCGCGGTGCGGCGCAACTATATGGAGCATTTTGGCTTTTCCGATCTGTTCTATCCCGAACGCCGGATTGCCGCGCTGGGCGCGCGGGATCACTTTGCAGTCCTGACCCTGGCACAGCCACTTCAAGCCTACGCCGATGCCCATCATGTCTTTCTTCACGGCTTTGCCAACACGCAGATGGGCACCGGCCATTGGAACGCTCTGGGCAATCAGCTGGGCGGAGAGCTGGTGGCCCAACGCCTGTGCCACATGGTCGTGGCCGGCCAGATTCCCTCGGTAGCGCCGGCGCCGCTGCCGGCTTCGTTCAGGCCTGGGCCAGCTGGCGCAGACCCTGCAGTTCTTGCCCCAGCGCCTTGAGTATCCCTAGCCCGAGCGCGCGCCAGGGCGAAATGCCGGCAAAGGCCTGCCCTGCGGCGTACAGCATCGCGGGCGTAAAGCGGGGGCAATTGGCGATCGCGTAAACCGGCTCCCAGGCCTGGGGCATCAACTTGGCCCTGAACCGCTCCAGGCCGCTAAAGTTGTAAAAGCGATTGGCGTGGGCACGCGCCAACGCCATCAACAGACGCAGCCAGGGCGGATTAGCGCGCAGCGCGGACTTGGCATGAGCCGCCAACGCGACCAGCCCCAAGGTCGCAAATGCCGCGCCACCCGCGGCGAAATGGCGCATCGCGCGATCGATCAGCAGCTCGCTGGTGCCGTTGGGCGCAGTTGGGGTGCGGGCTAGAAGTTCCACTAGGTAGCCGTTGCGCGCGCGCACCGGGGAGGCGACCAGAAAAGCCACCATCTCGCACCCGCGCCGCGCCACGAACAGCAGCCGATCGGCCAGCATCCCGGCCAACGCCGAGGGCGCGGCCAGAAATTCCATCGGCGGCAGCGTGCGGCTGCGCAACCATTCGCGCTGCACGCGCGCCAGTTCGCCGCGGGCGGCGGAGGGAGCGGCCAGCTCTATGCTGACCCCTTTGTTGCGCGCACGACGGAGTTGGGCGCGCAAGCCGGGATTGCGCCCAAGCTGGGCGCTCCAAGCGCTCGGATTCCAAATCGGCTGGGCCCCTAGCGCAACCGCGCAATGACGGTCGGACTGACCCAGATGCTGACGCAGCCGACTTTCGGCACACACGTAGCACACTCGGCAGCCCAGAGCATGTGCGAAGCGTTCAAAGTCGCTGGCGATCCGTGCCAGCTCGGTGGCCATGCACACCGGCTCGCCAGCGGCCAACAAAACCCGCCCCCGCCGGGTATAGCCGACTACTCCGGCACCATCGGGTGAAAACCAATGGGCCATGCCGGGATTGAGGATCTGGTAGGCAGTGGCATTATGGCCATGGGCCAGGATCAGACGGCGGGCGCTGGCTAAGGACATCTGGCTTCCAGTCTCATCACGGGCCCCAACCTAGGTACATATTTGGCTGAATTACCGGCTTGTCGTTGCTGCTGTATTTTCGAGGATGAGGTTACCCAAAAGATATTAACGGCCTGTTTTAGCGCACCCCTTCGTCCGCGGGTCTGGATGGTCGTAGCCCCGTTCCGCCAACTTAATCGGCATGATTATCGACCGCTTCCCCTACCGCACTGCGGCTGGGAATGGTTGCCATCACTACCGGCCAAAACCGCTCTTTGAACGCTTGCGCCGACAGCGTGGTCTGACTGGCCAACTGAGTCAGCGTCGGCTCCTGAAAATCCTCCGGCTCCAGGCGAATCATATAAGAGCGCGCCACTTGGTAGGATTCGGTGGTAACGTCGACCATCCGGACCCGCACGCGTCCGCTCTGAGGATCGGTCAACTCGGCCAGGCTGACAGGCGTCACTCGTCCGCCGGTAATCGCGATCAGCGCACCCGATCCACCCGCTAGCAGGTAGCGGACCGCGCCGTAGCCCAGGGTTCTGGTATATTCCACGTCGAAGGGTACCGGCTTGGCACAACGCATCTCGTAGCCGATGTCTTTGGCTACCACCGTGAGGTTCAACCCCAATTCTTCCAACGTTGCAGTGATCTTCTCGCGCAACAACGCGCCCAGGGGAATATCGGCCAGATGCAGATGTCCGTAGGGGTCGCGCTCGGAGCCCTCGGCCAGGGACAACTGCCCGGGTGCAATATGCTCGGCCAGCCCTTCGGCGACCAGCGCCACACCGTCGTCACGCCCCCAAGATTTGCGCTTGATGATCGCTCCACAGATGGTATCCACCACCAATTCGAGGTCGATTGCGCTACCGCCGAACTCCTCTGGAATGATCGCCAAGGTCGCACCCGCCGCCTTGCCCATCGCCAGCGCCAGCGCACCCGACTTACGCCCCATCGAGACCGCCAGATACCAGCGGCCGGTGGTGCGCGCATCTTCCATCAAGGCTTCGATGATCCCACTACCCACCGAGCGCGCGGTCTCGAAACCAAAGGTCGGGGCGTTCTCGGGCAACGGCAAATCGTTGTCGATGGTCTTGGGCACCGTCACCACGCCGATGCGCCCCTGACAACGCTCGGCAATGCGGGTGGCTCCGTAGGTGGTATCATCGCCGCCGATGCAAATTAGGTAGCGCACGCCCATCGCCTCCAAAGCTTCCACCACCTGCCGTAAGCTGGTCTCGTTGCGGGCGGGATTGGTGCGCGAGGTGCGCAGGATGGAGCCGCCGGTAAGATGGATGCGGCTGACATCGGCAATCCGCAGCTCCAGCGCATGGCTGGTGTCGCCTTCCACCAGCCAGCGAAAGCCGTCGCGCAGGCCTATTACCCGCAAGCCCGAGTTGATTGCCTCGATTGTAGCCGCGGCGATGACACTGTTGATCCCGGGTGCCGGTCCACCCCCCACCATAATCGCCAAGGTTGCACGGCTGTCGCTTGGTTCGCTCATGGCTTATCTCCGCCGGGACGCTCCAACCTCGCGCAGGGCAAGTTTTGCCTCCACGCGACCATCCTCGGCCCGCAGCTCTCCCTATCAGTTTCTATCAACGATGTTATTGGTCAAAGCGAGGCGCTCCAAGACCCTCCCCAAAAAAGGTGTGCGGCTGACTACGCACGCTTGGAATGAAAAATGTTCACGACGGCGGCTTTAACCACTGCCACCCCAATGGTAACCCTTCGCGCTTTTATCCTCGGATTGAATCAACTCTCTACTGGCACGGATGGTGCTCAACTGTCCCGATCAATTGGGAGGTAGTGAAATGGCAGAACGAGAACAACGCGGAAAAATGACGGTGGAAGAGGCTGGTCGCAAGGGCGGCGAAACTCGCAAAGAAGAGTTGGGACCCGACGGTTACTCGGAACTGGGTAAGATGGGTGGCCACAAGGGCGGTGAAGCCCGCCAGCACGAACTGGGACACGAAGGCTACCAGGAACTGGGACACAAGGGTGGCCAGCGGGTCAGAGAACTGATCGAGGAAGGGAAGGAGACCGAGGGTGAGCACAAGCGCTAGATCCTTAAATGGACGGTATTAGCACCGCACCTGCATAGCGACCGCGCGGGGCCCTTTGGGGCTCCGCGCGTTTTTCAGGCTACCGTACGGCCGCCTGCCACAAGCCCGATTACAAACACGATTAAGAAGAACACGAACAAAATCTTGGCGATAGTGGCCGCAATCCCGGCGACTGCATAAAAGCCGAGCAGCCCGGCCACAATGGCCAGTACTAAAAATACGAAAGTCCAGTACAGCATGACTAGTCACCACCTTCAGGTGTATTTGGAATATATATGTAGCGCCGGCAGAAGAAGCTAAAAGTGTGCCGTTTGAGTCGGCGCGTGATTCCGAGCAAGGACGGACGAATGGGGCCAGGCCCGGAACACGCACAGAATTGGAACTGCTGAAGCCCGGCGGATTTTCTCACAATTGGTTTCCCGCCGGAAAATTTTCCCACCTCGATCATCATGATATCGCTATCGCCTCAGACCGCGGACTTTGGCGTGGACCATGCAATATGTTCATGGTTGTTTCGGCGGGCGATGACCAATGTGCCGCGCGCGGATTTATCTTACCGGTCGAAGCGAAGCCAACCGAAGAGGGCGAAATCTACCCAGGGCTTCCTGCAAAAAACAAATCGGCGGATGCGTGAGGGAAATTTTTGATATCCTACCTGTGAAGCGCGGGATCCGCGTAACCCATCAGCTCGGGCTGTGCCCGTCCTAGCAGAACTTGAAAATAGACCGGCTCCGGACCTGGGTTGTGGTAGCCGTGGATCACGCCCGGCGGACAGCAGATACAGTCCCAGCGCTCCAGGGTAGTTTCCAGTCGTCCGCCGGACTCATCCTCAAGAAACACCAGCAGACGTCCCTGCAGGACGAAGAACGCCTCTTCGACCTCGTGGGTGTGGGCGGCGTTGCCCTGCCCTGCTTCTACATACATTACCGACAAGGTAAAGCCGCGCGGCTTGATGACCGCAGCATCGTCGTGTTTGCCTGATGCTCCGGCCCCGATAAAGCGGCGCTGGGCGCGCCGGTAACCCTCCAGGCGGGCATCCTCGAAGGCATCCCAGTCGGCAACTCGATCGCGAAAACGCGCCACGCAATTCCCAACGATCTGCTCTAAAGACGCAGCAGCCAACTCCGGCGGGCGCGGATGGCGCGCGATGCTCATGGCGAATGCCTCCTCGATGCGTGCTGGCCCAAGCGTTCCACGCGATTGGCTTTAGTGTCAAATCGCCATAGTGTGCTATATGGGTCGGTTAGTACCAGCACGTCGAGGACACGCATGAGCACGCCTCCGCCGATACCGCTTAAGGTCTGGACTCTGATGGCTGAGGTCGGACC
This DNA window, taken from Candidatus Binataceae bacterium, encodes the following:
- a CDS encoding SGNH/GDSL hydrolase family protein is translated as ALLIGEGALRLAGLAKPGFYVYDRYRGWGLRAGAQGWQEREGHAWIRINRDGFRGPRYSRAKPAGTIRVAVLGDSFVEGQQVPEDQTFCAVIQRALERCPALTGRHVEVLNLGVNGYGTAQELMTLRHLAWQFSPDIVVLAVFTGNDIKNNSIALEGERCRPFFLYRGDKLVLGGPFLDSRLMRMRCMARFESRLRFDSDHSQLLALANRAWLAFKQRHHKAGQSRPAGSEPGLNDAIYKAPTDPLWQDAWRVTDAEIGLIAKESAGHGAGFLAVTLTNGIQVYPDPAVRRNYMEHFGFSDLFYPERRIAALGARDHFAVLTLAQPLQAYADAHHVFLHGFANTQMGTGHWNALGNQLGGELVAQRLCHMVVAGQIPSVAPAPLPASFRPGPAGADPAVLAPAP
- a CDS encoding DUF2156 domain-containing protein, which codes for MSLASARRLILAHGHNATAYQILNPGMAHWFSPDGAGVVGYTRRGRVLLAAGEPVCMATELARIASDFERFAHALGCRVCYVCAESRLRQHLGQSDRHCAVALGAQPIWNPSAWSAQLGRNPGLRAQLRRARNKGVSIELAAPSAARGELARVQREWLRSRTLPPMEFLAAPSALAGMLADRLLFVARRGCEMVAFLVASPVRARNGYLVELLARTPTAPNGTSELLIDRAMRHFAAGGAAFATLGLVALAAHAKSALRANPPWLRLLMALARAHANRFYNFSGLERFRAKLMPQAWEPVYAIANCPRFTPAMLYAAGQAFAGISPWRALGLGILKALGQELQGLRQLAQA
- the pfp gene encoding diphosphate--fructose-6-phosphate 1-phosphotransferase, which translates into the protein MSEPSDSRATLAIMVGGGPAPGINSVIAAATIEAINSGLRVIGLRDGFRWLVEGDTSHALELRIADVSRIHLTGGSILRTSRTNPARNETSLRQVVEALEAMGVRYLICIGGDDTTYGATRIAERCQGRIGVVTVPKTIDNDLPLPENAPTFGFETARSVGSGIIEALMEDARTTGRWYLAVSMGRKSGALALAMGKAAGATLAIIPEEFGGSAIDLELVVDTICGAIIKRKSWGRDDGVALVAEGLAEHIAPGQLSLAEGSERDPYGHLHLADIPLGALLREKITATLEELGLNLTVVAKDIGYEMRCAKPVPFDVEYTRTLGYGAVRYLLAGGSGALIAITGGRVTPVSLAELTDPQSGRVRVRMVDVTTESYQVARSYMIRLEPEDFQEPTLTQLASQTTLSAQAFKERFWPVVMATIPSRSAVGEAVDNHAD
- a CDS encoding DUF1328 domain-containing protein, with the protein product MLYWTFVFLVLAIVAGLLGFYAVAGIAATIAKILFVFFLIVFVIGLVAGGRTVA
- a CDS encoding cupin domain-containing protein → MSIARHPRPPELAAASLEQIVGNCVARFRDRVADWDAFEDARLEGYRRAQRRFIGAGASGKHDDAAVIKPRGFTLSVMYVEAGQGNAAHTHEVEEAFFVLQGRLLVFLEDESGGRLETTLERWDCICCPPGVIHGYHNPGPEPVYFQVLLGRAQPELMGYADPALHR